Proteins from one Gimesia maris genomic window:
- a CDS encoding DUF1559 domain-containing protein, with the protein MFFSAREQRTRSAFTLIELLVVIAIIAILIALLLPAVQQAREAARRTQCKNNMKQIGLAMHNYMSTWAESIPNAGGTLSGYPNDHSPLAKLLPYADQANLQNLVDFNIQMGHPALGDLPVSMHEVAKTVVPMFLCPSDPAPAVNHIPTYPAGTVYAGTNYAMNQSSGIQIPDPGQVHPMRTGDGLCWVGANLKMRDITDGTTNTIAFAESTRGNGTRTSNTEPITNPLLYRRMVSSDVYTGSQTDWDSGRLTTWLRGTVPEGPVMNGYYTPNSDTADAINGSSKLTAARSYHTGGANVVLCDGSVRFVGDSIDVNLYRGLWTRGGGEVIGEF; encoded by the coding sequence ATGTTTTTCTCTGCGCGCGAACAGCGCACCCGGTCTGCTTTCACCCTGATCGAACTCCTTGTGGTTATTGCGATTATCGCAATTCTGATCGCTTTGCTGTTACCTGCTGTGCAACAGGCCCGCGAAGCCGCCCGTCGGACACAGTGTAAAAACAATATGAAACAAATCGGTCTGGCCATGCACAATTATATGAGTACTTGGGCTGAATCGATTCCGAACGCAGGGGGGACACTCTCCGGTTATCCCAATGACCATTCTCCACTGGCCAAACTGCTGCCTTATGCGGATCAGGCCAACCTGCAGAATCTGGTTGATTTCAACATCCAGATGGGGCATCCGGCACTGGGCGATCTGCCTGTTTCCATGCATGAAGTCGCTAAAACAGTTGTGCCGATGTTCCTGTGTCCCAGCGATCCGGCGCCTGCGGTCAACCACATTCCGACTTATCCTGCCGGAACCGTTTATGCGGGTACCAACTATGCCATGAATCAAAGCAGTGGCATTCAGATTCCAGATCCGGGGCAGGTACATCCCATGCGAACCGGCGATGGTCTCTGCTGGGTGGGGGCCAACCTGAAAATGCGAGATATCACCGATGGTACTACCAATACGATCGCCTTTGCTGAATCAACACGTGGAAATGGAACCCGGACGTCCAACACCGAGCCCATTACGAATCCTCTGCTGTATCGACGTATGGTTTCTTCCGATGTTTATACCGGATCACAGACCGACTGGGACAGTGGTCGCCTTACGACCTGGTTACGAGGTACTGTGCCCGAAGGGCCTGTGATGAATGGCTATTATACACCTAACAGTGATACCGCAGACGCCATTAATGGCTCTTCCAAGCTGACTGCGGCCCGCAGCTATCACACTGGCGGAGCGAATGTTGTTCTCTGTGATGGCAGTGTTCGTTTTGTGGGTGACTCCATTGATGTCAACTTGTACCGCGGACTCTGGACTCGCGGTGGAGGAGAAGTTATCGGAGAGTTCTGA
- a CDS encoding PepSY-associated TM helix domain-containing protein, whose protein sequence is MSDTITNSSAVDENQKETQADTSAGRPNAKPSKSGLYTIVWRWHFYAGILSAPILWMITITGAMYVFSTEISEWRDQALLKVSPQEEERVSYDRLREIAASHAASEDLEGMVVRSDPAHSVFFLAHIEGEPGNRADDQHQRIYLNPYDGSLLGTRIAEHDFFAVVLELHRSLMLGTTGRILSELVTCWGLILLASGFYLWWPRGKKNAGVWLPRIKGKFYAVLRDWHAVSGFYLLPLIGIIAFTGLFFTLVLGTGFNTTVKKMGHWPPEWFLTAEAPAPSPEAQPMKLDQVVPLFLEHSRSGEDAVAIRFAEKPELAHKAFYMIDDDKNSLRTVSVNQYTGEKFSILDPPDLPFLYRVRLWAVSIHMGKIFGMPTKILAMIASLGLLGLSVTGIWMWWKRRPTGRSGFPRAPLPQSLPAWGWALMIVVGILLPVAGVSILLICLLDWICFSQLRKKKAV, encoded by the coding sequence ATGTCAGATACAATCACCAACTCGTCAGCGGTAGATGAAAATCAAAAGGAAACCCAGGCTGATACATCAGCGGGGCGCCCGAATGCAAAACCGTCAAAAAGCGGCTTATATACGATCGTTTGGCGCTGGCATTTTTATGCAGGGATCTTGTCTGCTCCGATACTCTGGATGATTACGATCACGGGTGCGATGTATGTTTTCAGTACGGAAATTTCTGAGTGGCGTGATCAGGCATTATTAAAAGTTTCGCCACAAGAGGAAGAACGGGTCAGCTACGATCGTCTCCGCGAGATTGCAGCCAGCCATGCGGCATCAGAAGATCTGGAGGGAATGGTCGTTCGTTCCGATCCGGCGCATTCTGTTTTCTTTCTTGCACACATCGAAGGGGAGCCAGGCAATCGGGCCGACGATCAGCACCAGCGTATTTATCTCAATCCCTATGATGGAAGTTTGCTGGGAACCCGCATTGCAGAACACGATTTCTTTGCAGTCGTACTTGAACTTCATCGCAGTCTGATGCTGGGGACAACGGGGCGTATTCTGTCTGAACTTGTTACCTGCTGGGGGCTGATCCTGCTGGCGAGTGGTTTCTATCTCTGGTGGCCACGAGGCAAAAAGAATGCGGGAGTCTGGCTGCCGCGGATTAAAGGTAAGTTTTATGCCGTGCTCCGCGACTGGCATGCGGTCTCGGGCTTTTACCTGCTGCCTCTCATCGGCATTATTGCTTTTACCGGTCTGTTTTTTACACTGGTTCTGGGGACCGGTTTTAACACAACCGTAAAGAAAATGGGGCACTGGCCACCCGAATGGTTTCTGACAGCGGAAGCACCAGCGCCTTCACCAGAAGCACAACCGATGAAGCTGGACCAGGTCGTCCCATTATTTCTGGAACACAGTCGATCCGGTGAAGACGCTGTCGCCATTCGCTTTGCAGAAAAACCGGAACTGGCTCATAAAGCCTTTTATATGATTGATGATGACAAAAATTCACTGCGTACCGTTTCTGTGAATCAATATACGGGGGAAAAATTCAGTATTCTGGATCCACCCGATCTGCCTTTTTTGTATCGGGTGCGGCTCTGGGCTGTCTCGATTCACATGGGGAAAATATTCGGAATGCCCACTAAGATACTGGCGATGATTGCCAGTCTGGGTTTATTGGGATTATCAGTAACGGGCATCTGGATGTGGTGGAAACGCCGTCCCACCGGACGCAGTGGCTTTCCCCGTGCGCCACTTCCCCAATCACTGCCAGCCTGGGGTTGGGCTCTGATGATTGTGGTAGGAATTCTTCTGCCGGTTGCGGGAGTGTCGATACTTTTGATCTGTTTACTGGACTGGATCTGTTTTTCTCAGCTGCGCAAGAAAAAGGCAGTGTGA